In Candidatus Krumholzibacteriota bacterium, one genomic interval encodes:
- a CDS encoding sigma-54-dependent Fis family transcriptional regulator, with the protein MPGRILIVDDEKAIRWSLGEALKNQGYEVSEADNGEKGIDLFREEPADLVILDLKLPDTDGIEVLKKLREEDEEIPVIMMTAYGEVETAVEAIKNGAYDFLLKPFQLEKMKIAIRHALENRRLREELDGIKKKEKEEYNFNNFLGTSKVMRSVFETVIKIGESRASTILIQGESGTGKELVARAIHESSKGEGMPFLEINCAALPESLLESELFGHEKGAFTDAKTRKKGLFELAEGGTIFLDEIGEMGITLQSRLLRVLENKTFRRVGGVKDMKVNTRIIAATNRDLLKAIQAGDFRNDLYYRLQVIPIYLPPLRERKEDIALLANHFIEVFSKEFKKKIDKINPEVEEHLMRYSWPGNVRELKNVIERAILLEAEKEILPEHIPSEIMALEEGTDGPGPEGIDRLYPISIKDMEKILICKTLDETDGNKSKAARILGISRQTLREKTKMYGYD; encoded by the coding sequence ATGCCAGGTAGAATACTGATCGTCGATGATGAGAAAGCTATAAGATGGTCGCTCGGAGAAGCGCTTAAAAACCAGGGATATGAAGTGTCAGAAGCTGATAATGGCGAGAAGGGTATCGACCTTTTCAGGGAAGAACCGGCAGATCTCGTGATCCTTGACCTTAAGTTGCCCGATACTGACGGGATAGAGGTACTCAAGAAGCTGCGGGAAGAAGATGAAGAGATCCCCGTAATAATGATGACGGCGTACGGAGAGGTGGAGACGGCGGTCGAAGCGATCAAGAATGGCGCCTATGATTTCCTTCTGAAGCCGTTTCAGCTTGAAAAGATGAAAATAGCGATAAGGCATGCCCTCGAGAACAGGCGGCTCCGGGAAGAGCTCGACGGGATCAAGAAAAAAGAGAAGGAAGAGTATAATTTTAATAATTTTCTAGGGACAAGCAAGGTGATGAGATCTGTATTCGAGACGGTGATAAAGATTGGAGAAAGCAGGGCAAGCACGATCCTGATACAGGGAGAGAGCGGAACGGGGAAGGAACTTGTCGCCAGGGCGATACATGAAAGCAGTAAAGGCGAAGGTATGCCTTTCCTGGAGATAAACTGCGCCGCTCTTCCCGAATCTCTTCTTGAGAGCGAGCTTTTCGGCCACGAAAAGGGGGCATTTACTGACGCCAAAACGAGGAAAAAGGGACTTTTCGAGCTCGCCGAAGGAGGAACGATATTTCTCGACGAGATAGGTGAAATGGGTATCACTCTTCAAAGCAGGCTGCTCAGGGTCCTGGAAAACAAGACTTTCAGAAGAGTCGGCGGCGTCAAGGACATGAAGGTGAACACGAGGATAATCGCCGCCACGAACAGGGACCTTCTCAAGGCTATTCAGGCTGGAGATTTCCGCAATGACCTCTACTACAGGTTGCAGGTCATCCCGATATACCTGCCCCCCCTCAGGGAGAGGAAAGAAGATATTGCCCTTTTAGCAAACCATTTTATCGAGGTCTTCAGCAAGGAGTTCAAGAAGAAGATCGACAAGATCAACCCGGAAGTCGAGGAACATCTGATGCGATACTCCTGGCCTGGTAACGTACGCGAACTGAAAAATGTGATCGAACGGGCGATATTGCTCGAAGCTGAAAAGGAGATCCTTCCCGAACATATCCCGTCGGAGATAATGGCGCTCGAAGAAGGTACCGATGGTCCAGGCCCGGAAGGTATAGACAGATTGTACCCGATAAGCATAAAAGATATGGAAAAGATTCTCATCTGCAAGACCCTTGATGAGACGGACGGGAACAAATCAAAAGCTGCCAGGATACTCGGAATAAGCAGGCAGACTTTGCGCGAAAAGACAAAGATGTACGGATACGATTGA